In Streptomyces sp. TLI_146, the genomic stretch TACCTATGCCGGCTCTGCGGCGAGTCCGCTCAGACAAGGCGGGCCGCCCGCGCTGGGCGACGCGCAGTGATCAGCGAGCCCGGCGGAGACCGCCGACGGTCAGCGACCGACGTGTCTCCGTGTCGTTGCTGGCCACTGCGCAGGAAGCGGCTGTCCCTGGACAGCGAGGTCTGTTTGGGCACCCGGGGCCGTCCGGTATCGGACGGCTCGTGCTCGGCTGGCCGGGGTGGGCTCCTGGGAGAGGCGTTGGATGCGCCAGGTGAGCGCGCCTTCTGGGGAGGGGGCGTCGTCCAGTGGCCGTTGGTTGACTGCCTGCTTCAGCAGAGTGGCGGGCTCGTGTCCGGCGGCTTCGGCGTTGGAGAGGGCGGTGGTGAGGGCTGCCCAGGCGTGGTCGTCGATGATTTCCGGGCCAGGACGGTGCGGGAGATCAGCTTCGCCATGTCCACCGAGCCCCGGCCCGGCGCAATGCCGGGATCAAGGAAGCCGGGGGCCGCACTGGGGCCGTTGGGGTAGACGATGTGTTCGGGCTTGAAGTCGCCGTAGATGAGCGGCCGGGGACCGGTGGCGGTGGCCTGCCCGAGGCGCCGCAGACGTGCCACGACCTCCCGCAGCACCGGCCCGAACTCGCCAGCCTGCCCCAGGTAGGCGCGCCCACTGATCCGGTTGAACTTCCGGCCGAACGTGGCGGGGATGCCGCGTTCGGTGATCTGCACGCTCTCGGCACGGGCGGCAACATGCCGCAGGGCCGCGTCCATCTCGCGCAACGCCCGGGTGGCCAGCTCCTCGGTGCGGTCGGGCTCCTTCGCGATCAGCTCGCCGAACGTGGGCCCGTGCAGCGGCCTGGTGAACAGCACGTCGTCGCGGTACCCGGCGGCCTCGGCCGCCCGCACGCCGGACAGCGAGAGCAGCTTGAGCTGTTCGGCTTCCCGTTCCAGCAGCGTGCCGCTTGAGGCGATGTAGGCGGCCTGCGCCGCGCGGACGGCTGCCCAGGAGCCGCATGTCCCGCGCACCACGGACACTAAGGACAGCCCCAGGAAGGAGTACTTGGCGAACAGCTCCTCGCCGTCCACGGCGATGCCGCGTACATAGCCGGTCACGCTGGGGACGTGGGCGCCGAGCCGGACCTCGTCGGCGCGGGGCCACACCCGGGTGGCCGCCTCCAGGATCTTCCGGTCCGCGTACCGGAACAACTCGGCAGCGGTGTACAGGACTTCCACGGTTCCTCCCAGGGGGAAGGTCCGCCCGCCGCCGACGGCGGTCGGACCGCTTGTAGGAGATGGCCGCTGGCCGCGTCGGCTGGTTTCACCCCCGTAGGGCAGTGGCCAAGCCCCGACGCACGCTGGACCTCGTGCGAGACGTACGCCGGGGCGCTTGCCCATGCCCCAGCACGGTGGGAAGGGCCGGGGCACAGAAAGCTCAGGCGAGCGGAGGCAGCGCGTCAGGGGCCGCTATTCGTGCGGCGGGCTGCGCGGGGCCCGCCAGGTCAGCTACCTGGTGACGCAGCCACCAGGCCGGGGGTGCAAGCCCGATCAGGGCGGGCAAGAGGATCGCCTTCAGGGAGCCGTCGCGGATCTTGTCCTTGCGGTGAGTGGTGCGGTGCTGCCCTGTGCTGGCCACAGTGGCCTCCGTCCCGTTCCGGTCACGTGGTGTGGCAGCGGGCGGCCGGGCGGCATGGGGGTTGCTCCGGCGGCCCGCTGCTCGTCGACACCGCACTTGGGCGCCCAATGGCCCCTGGTTTCTGTGCGGTTGATGTTCAGTCAACGCGTGGTCGCGGGCGCGGAACAGGTGGGAGGCTGTAACCCCGGGTAGTTCCGCGTAACCCCACCCGGAAGGAGCGGATGAGGATGGAGAGGGCCCAGAGCATCGCGGAGCTGATCCAGAAGACGTGCGCGGAACGCGGCTGGGGACCGTCCAAACTCGCCCGTGAACTGGGCATCGCCGAAAGCCGTGGACCCACCGCCATGCCCCGGCAAGTACGCCCGCAAGCTGATGGGCGGCGAGCGTAACCCCGAGTAGTGGCTCCCCTACGTGATCCAGGTCTTAGGGATCGACGCATCCCAGGTCAGCGACATGCCCGCGCCGATCCCCGAACCCGCGGATACCGTGGCCTCAGTCCTGGCCTTAGGGAGGAGTGACGTGGACGGTCGGAGCTTCCTGACCGCCTCCGGCGGTGCGACCCTGTCCCTGCTCGGCGTGCCGGACGCCGAGGCCGTGACCCGGCGCGTGCGCGCCGCCTCCGCAGGGGCCGTACGGGTGGGCCAGGGCGAAGTGGACGCCGTCCTGGCCATGGTCAAGACCCTGGGCGACTCGGCCGCCGAGTACGGCGGCAGCCATACGGGGCCTTCACACGCCCCACGCTGGGGTTCCCTCGTGTTTGCGCCGGGCCGCACAGCCTTACTCATCGTCAAGCGACGGGTGACGCCTCCGCGAGCAGACGCTTCACCTCTTTGGGAGGGGCGTCAGTGGCCGTGGCGATGTCGCCGCGATCGACCCTGTCCTGCGTCAGGGAGGCGACTGCGTGGGCCAAGGCCTGCGCGTAGGCGTCCCTGGCGGCTCGCAGCTTCTCCGGTTCTGGCGTCACCGGCGTGACGGTGACTTCACTGGTCACGCCGATGAGCGCAGGCCCCTAGCGGACGCCTTCCCGGACTGCCGCCAGGGTCCGCCCGTGCCCGTACACCCTGTGCTCGGGAAAGTGGCCACTCACGTCCGGCCAAGCCGTTTGGCTTGGCATTCGCTCGCCTCAAAGTAGTGGTTCCAAGTCTTCAAGGAAGAAGGCGGGTGTGGAGACCGCCCCCAGTACCCCTTCCCGTACCAAAAGAACGAGTGGATCAAGGACGTCCTCGCGCCGGGGTCATCGCCCGCAGCGGTGCACCGGTCAGGTCCCCGCCGAACGCGAGGGGGAGGAGGAAGACGGCCGAGCGCTGCTCGCTTGGTGGTTCAGCCGGAAGCGAAGGGCTGGCCGAGGTCGACTACTCCGCCGATTCTGGCGGCGATGCCGGATCCGGTGTGTCTCGCGATGGCGGAAATCGATGACGGTCTCCCGAGTGTGTCACCCAGGTGGACTTCGATGTCGCCGTGGCCGGATGTGTCGAGTAGGTGGGCGGCGAGGCAGCCGACACTGTTGGCGTTCGCGATGTCCTCGGTGACGCCGATTGCGGGGGCGAACATGCGGGCTGCGGCCGTTCCTGCGGTTGGCGAGAGGGTGTAGGCGAAGCAGCCGAGATACCCGAGTCGGCGACACTCGGTTGCCAGCCGGTCGAAGTCGGGCTGCAGGGACAGCAGTGTCGGGTGATCCCGGACGGGGACGAGAAGGCGTGGCGTGCCGGGCGAAGCGACCCGTACGCCGGCGGCGATGTCCGCCCGTTGCAGGCCGAGGGCCGCAATGACGCCACCGCCGGTGACGTCGGCGTGGTCCGCCAAGGCGATGATGCCTTGGTCAAACCAGACTTCGACGCCGTCGCGACGGCGGATGGCGGTCGTG encodes the following:
- a CDS encoding PhzF family phenazine biosynthesis protein, with the translated sequence MADPPMVVVNACTRNGQGGSPTAVAIDDATLTDAHRHATARRTGTSHTAFIDTSTAVTPTVRFFTSARELTNCGHGTIAAQAVLLHRSGATELHGRQRTAGRTFATTAIRRRDGVEVWFDQGIIALADHADVTGGGVIAALGLQRADIAAGVRVASPGTPRLLVPVRDHPTLLSLQPDFDRLATECRRLGYLGCFAYTLSPTAGTAAARMFAPAIGVTEDIANANSVGCLAAHLLDTSGHGDIEVHLGDTLGRPSSISAIARHTGSGIAARIGGVVDLGQPFASG